A stretch of DNA from Candidatus Binatia bacterium:
ACCTTCACATCGACATCCCGGCTGGATACCGCCGGCACCTACCGTATGGAAACAGAGGCCGAGACAGTCGGGGTGATCGACACCTTCTTCCCGTGGAAAGCCCGATCCGAAGCTTGGGGACAAGTCCGGGGGGCCCGACTCCGGCCCGAGGAATACCATAGCCGGAGTCATTTTCGGGGCGAAGTTCAGGAGGTCGATGTGGCCTACGAGGCGAATGGCCCCAAGGTCGCGATTCGGGGCGAAATCCTCTCTGACGGTGACCGGGCACCTGTACCCACGATCCAGCAACGCGGCACGTTGGACCCATTGACCGCGGTTGCCGAACTGTCACGGAGCCTGACCGAAGGCGGTCGCTGTCAGGGGAGATGGCCGGTCTTCGATGGCCTGCGTCGATACGATCTCCTCTACGAAGACCTGGGCCCGACCACGATTCCGCCATCTGACAACGACCCTTGGGTCGGTGAGGGGCGGCTATGTCGTGTGCGCTTCGACCTCAAAGGCGGCCAATGGCGCGGTGAAGACCGTCCCGAGGAGGACCCGTCAAGGGTTTTCGTATGGCTCCAGACGCACAGCCCCGAGTTGGGGCCGATCCCGGTGCGCTTCCGAGTCGAAGCAGAGCGTGGCGCTTTGGATGTGCACCTGGCGAAGGCACCGACGGTCGTGCGTGAAGGTGTAGAAGCTACGCCCTGAGGCACTACCGCGCTGGCGACCAGTTCGTGAGGAAAGACCAGAGGCATATCCTATCGGCGGAAAAACGTCTCAGGACGCTTGGGTCCGATCCAATCTCACGGTACAGCCATATGCGTGGCAGCGGATAATTCCATGGAGACAAAAACCCGGGTAGGCCCACTCGGCGAAAGTTGGCGTGCCTGGATAGCCCTGGCCGTCGGCGTACTTGCGGTCAGTGGCCACTCAATGCTGCATTACGGAATCTCTCCGCTGATGAAGACGATTACGGAGGACCTGTCGTGGTCCCGCTCGTCATATGCGCAGGCCGTGAATTTTCGGCTTCTGCTGATGATGGCGATCATCCCCTTTGCGGGGGCACTTGCCGATCGCTGGGGCCCCAGAGCTGTCCTGACGGCAGGTGCCGGGTTGGTAGGTCTCGGGGTCGTTTCTCTCTCGCGAATGGAGACGCTTCCTTTCTTTTTCGCCTCCAACGTCCTCATCGGGCCTGGGCAGGCATTCATAGGTTCGGTTGCAGGCTCGGCGTTGGTGCTTCGCCTGTTCCGGAAACGGCAAGGGCTCGCGATCGGGATTCTGAACGGGGGCGACAATCTCATCACGGGCCTCGTGCACTCCCTTTCGGCCTTTCTGCTCCTGGAATACGGCTGGCGGGGCGCGCTCAGTTCCCTGTCGATTGGCTATTTCGTTCTGGCCGTCCTGATCTGGAGCGTTTTGACCAAAGACGAGGGTCGAAGCACCAGCAATCCGGGCGGCGGAGACGACGCGAGCGGTGATTCGGCCGCCGCCGACGCGCCGCCTGCGGTCACCGAAATCCCATGGCGCGACCATCGTCTCTGGCTTTTGATCCTTACCTACATCGGGATCTACTCGTTCGTGACGTCGATCGGGTTCCATTTTCCGGCTTTCCGCCAAGATATGGGCAGCCGCGCCGACGAAGCCGCCTGGCTCTATAGCTTCAGCACCGTGGTCGGCGGATTCGGTTCGATCCTGATCGGCTGGATCTCGGAGCGCTTGACGGCACGTACCACGCTTCTCGGCGTCGTGATCGCCTTGATGCTTTCGTCGGTCATCCTGTGGATGCCCGTAGGCGAAGGGAGCTTGTATGGATGGGCATTCTTCTACGGCATCGCCAATGCCGGAGGGGTGGCCCTGCTTGCCCTGACCTTGAGCGAAATGTTCGGGGATGCGGCCATCGGCAAGATCATGGGATTCGCGATGGTTTTCTGCATGGGCGCAACGGTTGTCGGCAATTGGTTCACAGCTGCCGTTTTTGATAATTTTGGTGGCTACATTGCCGCCTGGCAGGCTTATACGATCGTTCTTGCCTGTGCTGCCATTCCCGCATTCTTCCTCCGAAGGACCGTCGAGACGATCGAACCCTGATTTCCGTGCCGCGATCGATTCCCATCCGAAGCCGAGGCAGGTAGAAGAGCTATATGAGCGATTCTTTGAACGATGCCCTCGTCAGCGAGGTGCGCGCACAGCGGCGCGATGCGATGAGCGGGCCGGACAGCCCAGCGGGCCGCGATCTCGGCCTCGCTGTGGGCAAGAACGTGGAAAGAATTCGCGAGGAGCGCAATATCGACCTGGCGGCACTCGCCCGGCGGACCGGCATCCGACCCGAGCTTCTACGCTCGCTGGAGACGGGCAATGCGGTCCCAAGTCTCCGAGCGGTATGGAATCTCGCCACCGGACTCGAGGTTCCCTTCGGACGCCTTCTGGCCAACACGATGCTCACGGCAGGGGGCGACCCCGATTTTCGAATCCAGCATGCGGATCGTGGGCGGGTTATCGAATCGTCAACGGGCAGTTTTCGCTCGCGAGTCCTTTTTCTGGAAGGCGACCCCAGGGCGCCCGAGGTTTATGAGTTCACGCTTCATCCGGGTGCTGCCGAAGAGGCCGAAGCGCACGCCGATGACACGTTCGAACATATCACCATGCTGCAGGGGACCCTCGTCATTCGCTCTGCGGGAAAGAGCGCTACTCTCCACGCGGGAGACACGCTTTTCTTTCGCGCAGACCTGCCGCATAGCTACCATAATCCCGAGGCTGAGGACGCGGTTGCCCACCTCGTGATGAGCTACCGACCCTCCTGATGATCACACGAATCCGGATCGCCGGATTCAGAAACCGGCGTTTTTGTCGACGACGACTTCCTTGGCCTCACGCGCCTGAATGTGCTCACCGGTAATCATATCCTTGTAGCCCATGCCGGGCCCGATCATCGGGTAAACATGTTCGGCGAGGTCCACGATCACCTCGAGGAAGGCAGGCCCCTCGAATTTCAGGAAGTCCGAAAGGGTCGATTGCAATTCGGATCGTTCGCTGACCCGCTGGACGAAGCCGAAACCATCCGCC
This window harbors:
- a CDS encoding DUF3108 domain-containing protein, giving the protein MSSRLGGISKSLGLVLLTGLLATGTPEAAENPARAPKVVLEYELHWRFLHILTFTSTSRLDTAGTYRMETEAETVGVIDTFFPWKARSEAWGQVRGARLRPEEYHSRSHFRGEVQEVDVAYEANGPKVAIRGEILSDGDRAPVPTIQQRGTLDPLTAVAELSRSLTEGGRCQGRWPVFDGLRRYDLLYEDLGPTTIPPSDNDPWVGEGRLCRVRFDLKGGQWRGEDRPEEDPSRVFVWLQTHSPELGPIPVRFRVEAERGALDVHLAKAPTVVREGVEATP
- a CDS encoding MFS transporter, which produces METKTRVGPLGESWRAWIALAVGVLAVSGHSMLHYGISPLMKTITEDLSWSRSSYAQAVNFRLLLMMAIIPFAGALADRWGPRAVLTAGAGLVGLGVVSLSRMETLPFFFASNVLIGPGQAFIGSVAGSALVLRLFRKRQGLAIGILNGGDNLITGLVHSLSAFLLLEYGWRGALSSLSIGYFVLAVLIWSVLTKDEGRSTSNPGGGDDASGDSAAADAPPAVTEIPWRDHRLWLLILTYIGIYSFVTSIGFHFPAFRQDMGSRADEAAWLYSFSTVVGGFGSILIGWISERLTARTTLLGVVIALMLSSVILWMPVGEGSLYGWAFFYGIANAGGVALLALTLSEMFGDAAIGKIMGFAMVFCMGATVVGNWFTAAVFDNFGGYIAAWQAYTIVLACAAIPAFFLRRTVETIEP
- a CDS encoding XRE family transcriptional regulator; the encoded protein is MSDSLNDALVSEVRAQRRDAMSGPDSPAGRDLGLAVGKNVERIREERNIDLAALARRTGIRPELLRSLETGNAVPSLRAVWNLATGLEVPFGRLLANTMLTAGGDPDFRIQHADRGRVIESSTGSFRSRVLFLEGDPRAPEVYEFTLHPGAAEEAEAHADDTFEHITMLQGTLVIRSAGKSATLHAGDTLFFRADLPHSYHNPEAEDAVAHLVMSYRPS